A window of Cryptomeria japonica chromosome 3, Sugi_1.0, whole genome shotgun sequence contains these coding sequences:
- the LOC131035522 gene encoding pleiotropic drug resistance protein 1: MSTSIRVDPGGLWTGSLRQASTKLFERSSSVFSQSIEREDDEEALKWAAIEKLPTYNRLRTSILKNENQETGGLSEIDVRNIELETRQQLLDRLVKVADEDNEHLLHRLRERIDSVGIKLPEVEVRYEQLNVEADVHVGGRALPTLFNYTANMVEGLLQSLHLYKGNKTTMTILHNISGVVKPGRMTLLLGPPASGKTTLLLALAGKLDKGLRVEGSVTYNGHTMEEFVPQRTSAYISQHDMHIGEMTVRETLDFSARCQGVGSRYDVLTELSKREKELGIKPDADIDIFMKATAIEGQKSNMITDYLLKILGLDICSETMVGDAMRRGISGGQKKRVTTGEMMVGASKAFFMDEISTGLDSSTTFQIVKCLRQFVHVFNTTMVVSLLQPAPETYDLFDDVILLSEGYLVYQGPRESILEFFESMGFRCPERKGVADFLQEVTSLKDQEQYWADTRQPYHFVPVKEFADAFQSFHVAVKMNADLAIPYDKKKSHPAALTTEKFGLSKMELFKACFDREILLMKRSSFIYIFKSTQITLMALIATSVFFRTNMHHRNLTDGSIYFGALFFGLVNVMFNGMAELSMTLDKLHVFYKQRDFKFYPAWAYSLPTWVMRIPLSIMESVIWIILTYYTIGFAPNPQRFFQQLLLYIAISQTALGLFRFIAAVGRNRIISHTFGSFAILVIFVLGGFIISRNDIKGWWIWGYWISPLMYAQNAIAVNEFLASRWQKDNIGIRLLHSRGLFSDKWWYWLAIGVLFGYNILFNMLYTMALHYLNPLEKPQAVISEDDLKKKEKSTTGIQGEISQGQKSSSIRHSSNLGEDGKKGMVLPFSPLAMAFDNVNYYVDMPAEMKTQGLPESRLQLLRGVSGTFRPGVLTCLMGVSGAGKTTLMDVLAGRKTGGYIEGSITISGFPKKQESFARISGYCEQNDIHSPYVTVYESLIYSAWLRLPKEVDRQTREMFVEEVMELVELSNLRGALVGLPAVNGLSTEQRKRLTIAVELVANPSIIFMDEPTSGLDARAAAIVMRTVRNTVDTGRTVVCTIHQPSIDIFEAFDELVLMKRGGQMIYVGPLGHHSQDLINYFEAIEGVPKITAGYNPATWMLESSSVGAELRLGVDFAEIYRNSDLYQRNQAVIKELSIPAPGSKDLYFESQFSQPFLTQAWACLWKQNWSYWRNPEYNAIRFFFTLITALMFGTIFWKLGNKTSEQQDLMNAMGSLFAAVLFIGMNNASSVQPVIDVERTVFYREKAAGMYSALPYAFAQVLIEVPYVFVQAMLYGVLVYAMIDFDWTAAKFLWFFFFMFFTFLYYTLYGMMTVSLTPNANIAAIVSSAFYGIWMLFCGFIIPRKKIPVWWRWYYWASPVAWTLYGLIASQFGDMTDPIKRSDGLEEPLKDFLRGYYGFRHDFLGVTAGVTAGWSILFGFIFAFAIKKLNFQTR, from the exons ATGTGGAAGCTGATGTTCATGTTGGGGGCAGAGCGTTGCCCACACTCTTCAACTATACAGCCAATATGGTGGAG GGACTTTTGCAATCACTTCATTTATACAAGGGCAACAAGACAACCATGACAATCCTTCACAATATCAGTGGTGTGGTCAAGCCTGGAAG GATGACACTTCTCCTTGGACCTCCTGCTTCGGGCAAGACTACTCTCCTCTTGGCTCTGGCAGGAAAGCTCGATAAAGGCCTCAGA GTTGAGGGATCAGTGACATACAACGGGCATACCATGGAAGAGTTTGTGCCTCAAAGGACATCAGCTTATATTAGTCAACATGATATGCACATTGGTGAAATGACTGTGAGGGAAACTTTGGATTTCTCTGCCCGTTGCCAGGGAGTTGGGTCCAGATatg ATGTTTTGACGGAGCTCTCGAAGCGAGAGAAAGAGCTTGGAATCAAACCAGACGCGGACATAGATATATTCATGAAG GCAACTGCAATAGAGGGACAGAAGTCCAATATGATCACAGATTACTTATTGAAG ATATTGGGGTTGGACATATGCTCAGAGACCATGGTGGGAGATGCAATGCGCAGGGGTATTTCTGGAGGTCAGAAGAAAAGAGTTACAACAGGGGAGATGATGGTTGGAGCCTCAAAAGCCTTCTTCATGGATGAGATTTCCACTGGTCTGGACAGCTCTACAACATTTCAGATTGTGAAATGCCTCCGGCAATTTGTTCATGTTTTCAATACAACAATGGTGGTGTCTCTATTGCAACCTGCCCCCGAAACATATGATCTTTTCGACGACGTAATACTACTTTCTGAAGGTTATCTCGTTTACCAGGGGCCACGAGAATCCATTCTTGAATTCTTCGAGTCCATGGGGTTTAGATGCCCCGAGAGGAAAGGAGTTGCAGATTTCTTGCAAGAG GTGACTTCGCTTAAAGATCAAGAACAATACTGGGCAGACACAAGGCAACCATACCATTTTGTCCCAGTAAAGGAGTTTGCGGATGCTTTCCAGTCTTTCCATGTTGCTGTAAAAATGAATGCGGACTTAGCAATTCCATATGATAAAAAAAAGTCTCATCCTGCCGCTCTTACAACAGAAAAATTCGGTTTAAGCAAAATGGAGCTTTTCAAAGCATGTTTTGATAGAGAAATTTTACTCATGAAGAGGAGTTCCTTCATCTATATCTTCAAATCCACTCAG ATAACTCTAATGGCTTTGATTGCTACGAGTGTGTTCTTTAGAACAAACATGCATCATAGAAATTTAACCGATGGATCCATCTACTTTGGAGCTCTCTTCTTTGGGCTGGTTAATGTGATGTTCAACGGAATGGCAGAATTGTCAATGACACTAGACAAACTTCACGTATTTTACAAGCAGAGAGATTTCAAGTTCTACCCTGCCTGGGCCTACTCTCTTCCCACTTGGGTTATGAGGATTCCTCTCTCCATAATGGAATCCGTAATATGGATCATTCTCACATACTATACAATCGGTTTTGCCCCAAATCCACAGAG GTTTTTCCAACAGTTGTTGCTGTACATTGCAATTTCTCAGACTGCATTAGGGTTGTTTCGATTCATAGCAGCTGTTGGTCGAAATCGAATAATTTCACACACTTTCGGCTCATTCGCCATCTTGGTCATTTTTGTTCTTGGGGGATTTATCATATCCAGAA ATGATATTAAAGGCTGGTGGATATGGGGTTACTGGATTTCTCCTCTCATGTATGCTCAAAATGCTATTGCAGTAAATGAGTTCTTGGCAAGCAGATGGCAGAAG GATAACATTGGCATCCGATTATTGCACTCTCGTGGGCTATTTTCTGATAAATGGTGGTATTGGCTTGCCATTGGGGTACTTTTTGGGTACAATATTCTGTTTAATATGCTGTACACAATGGCGTTGCATTATCTGAATC CACTTGAAAAGCCCCAGGCTGTAATTTCTGAAGATGACTTGAAAAAAAAGGAGAAATCAACAACCGGTATTCAAG GGGAGATCTCACAAGGACAGAAAAGTAGCAGTATTCGACACAGTTCTAACTTAGGTGAGGATGGCAAGAAAGGAATGGTTCTTCCTTTCTCACCTTTGGCCATGGCCTTCGACAATGTCAACTACTATGTTGATATGCCTGCT GAAATGAAGACGCAAGGATTACCAGAAAGCAGGCTACAGTTATTGAGAGGGGTAAGCGGGACATTCAGGCCTGGAGTGCTAACATGTTTAATGGGGGTGAGTGGGGCTGGGAAGACGACCTTGATGGATGTTCTTGCGGGAAGGAAAACTGGGGGCTACATTGAAGGTTCCATTACCATATCCGGTTTTCCCAAAAAACAAGAAAGCTTTGCTCGCATTTCCGGTTACTGCGAACAAAATGATATCCATTCTCCCTATGTGACTGTCTATGAATCCCTCATATACTCGGCTTGGCTTCGTCTCCCAAAGGAAGTTGATCGTCAAACAAGAGAG ATGTTTGTCGAAGAAGTTATGGAGCTTGTAGAGCTAAGTAACTTGAGAGGAGCTCTTGTTGGTCTGCCTGCAGTTAACGGTTTGTCCACAGAACAGCGAAAGAGGCTTACAATTGCAGTGGAACTGGTCGCAAATCCTTCAATTATTTTCATGGATGAGCCAACATCAGGACTGGATGCAAGAGCTGCTGCAATTGTTATGCGAACAGTTCGTAATACAGTAGATACAGGACGAACTGTTGTGTGTACCATTCATCAACCTAGTATTGACATATTTGAAGCTTTCGATGAG TTGGTACTGATGAAGCGTGGAGGGCAGATGATATATGTAGGGCCTCTTGGTCACCATTCACAAGATCTAATCAACTACTTTGAGGCAATTGAAGGCGTTCCCAAAATCACAGCGGGTTACAATCCAGCAACATGGATGTTGGAATCAAGTTCTGTTGGAGCTGAACTGCGTCTTGGGGTTGATTTTGCAGAAATCTACCGTAACTCAGATCTCTATCA GCGAAACCAAGCAGTGATCAAGGAACTTAGCATACCAGCTCCAGGGTCAAAGGATCTTTACTTTGAATCACAATTCTCGCAACCTTTTCTGACACAGGCATGGGCTTGCTTATGGAAGCAGAATTGGTCATATTGGAGAAACCCAGAGTACAATGCAATTCGCTTCTTTTTCACATTAATCACTGCTCTAATGTTCGGGACAATTTTCTGGAAACTTGGCAATAAAAC GAGTGAGCAGCAAGATTTAATGAATGCAATGGGATCCCTGTTTGCAGCTGTATTATTTATTGGCATGAACAATGCTTCATCAGTTCAACCTGTAATAGATGTTGAAAGAACGGTCTTCTACAGAGAAAAGGCTGCAGGGATGTATTCAGCCCTCCCCTATGCCTTTGCTCAA GTGTTGATCGAGGTACCCTATGTATTTGTTCAAGCAATGCTGTATGGCGTATTGGTGTATGCAATGATTGACTTTGATTGGACGGCAGCAAAATTCTTGTGGTTTTTCTTTTTCATGTTCTTTACATTCTTGTACTACACATTATATGGGATGATGACCGTATCTCTGACTCCTAATGCGAATATAGCTGCAATTGTGTCCTCGGCATTCTATGGAATCTGGATGCTTTTCTGTGGCTTCATAATTCCTCGCAAG AAAATCCCGGTGTGGTGGAGATGGTACTACTGGGCATCCCCAGTTGCATGGACTCTGTACGGGTTGATAGCATCACAATTTGGAGACATGACAGATCCAATCAAAAGATCAGATGGCTTGGAAGAACCACTTAAGGATTTCTTAAGGGGTTATTATGGATTTAGACACGATTTCTTGGGAGTTACAGCAGGTGTTACAGCTGGATGGAGCATTCTGTTTGGGTTCATCTTTGCCTTTGCCATTAAAAAACTGAACTTCCAAACCAGATAA